A single genomic interval of Arthrobacter globiformis harbors:
- a CDS encoding GAF and ANTAR domain-containing protein produces the protein MPANLPLADELAALTVRIADLLLTHETVDEAVSALAQALKESVPGALGAGASLMDTRGRRTSTAATDPTILQADQLQYDLRQGPCLTAWAQQATVKMTDSRTDHRWPAWTRAITDLPLRSVISTPLSTPHGAIGALKVYSSIPDGFDSKAIRLIELLARPAALMLANAQARDAAERLSDGLIGALGARDAIGTATGIIMERLHVSHDQALATLISACRRREVPLHELSRDIIDGGEL, from the coding sequence ATGCCAGCCAACCTGCCCCTCGCGGACGAACTGGCTGCCCTTACCGTCCGGATCGCCGACCTGTTGCTGACCCATGAGACCGTCGACGAAGCAGTTTCGGCGCTGGCCCAGGCCCTCAAGGAAAGCGTTCCCGGCGCCTTGGGGGCAGGCGCCAGCCTGATGGATACGCGCGGCCGGCGCACCAGCACCGCCGCCACCGATCCCACCATCCTGCAGGCAGACCAGCTCCAATACGACCTCAGGCAGGGACCGTGCCTGACTGCGTGGGCCCAGCAGGCGACCGTGAAGATGACGGACAGCCGCACCGACCACCGCTGGCCCGCCTGGACGCGGGCCATCACCGACCTGCCGCTACGCTCGGTGATCAGCACGCCGCTGTCCACTCCCCACGGCGCCATCGGTGCGCTGAAGGTTTACTCCTCCATTCCCGACGGCTTCGATTCCAAGGCCATCCGCTTGATCGAACTGCTGGCACGCCCTGCCGCCCTGATGCTTGCGAACGCCCAGGCGCGCGATGCTGCAGAGCGCCTCAGCGACGGGCTCATCGGAGCGCTTGGCGCCCGCGACGCCATCGGAACGGCAACCGGGATCATCATGGAGCGCCTCCACGTCAGCCACGACCAGGCGCTCGCCACCCTTATCAGTGCCTGCCGCCGGCGCGAGGTACCGCTGCACGAGCTCTCCCGGGACATCATCGACGGCGGCGAGCTGTAA
- a CDS encoding protein adenylyltransferase SelO produces MSAAAASTVTLESRFATELAEMAIPWKAEEVPDPRLLVLNEPLAAELGIDPDFLRGPEGLPLLIGNEVPDGATPVAQAYSGHQFGWFAPRLGDGRALLLGEIADVGGRLRDIHLKGSGRTPFARGGDGFAVVGPMLREYVVSEAMHALGIPTTRSLAVVATARSVQRETALPGAVLTRIASSHLRVGSFQYARVAGDIGLLRRLADHAIVRHYPDAAEADNPYLALFAAVISAQASLVAKWMLVGFIHGVMNTDNMAISGETIDYGPCAFMDAFDPATVYSSIDENGRYAYANQPVVAEWNLTRLAEALLPLFDDDEERAVALAQESLGAFRGQYSAAWLAGMKAKLGLDSNIADDVASPLIDELLGLLQEGRVDYTSFFRRLGTAARGQGEPIRTLFPEPDAFPAWAERWRALQPDADKMDRVNPVYVPRNHLVEEALDAATDGDVGPLRRLLEAVTDPYHERPGVERYAEAAPETFGPYRTFCGT; encoded by the coding sequence ATGAGCGCCGCAGCCGCATCAACAGTCACCCTTGAAAGTCGCTTCGCCACCGAACTTGCCGAAATGGCCATTCCCTGGAAGGCGGAGGAGGTCCCCGACCCCCGGCTGCTCGTGCTGAACGAGCCGCTGGCCGCCGAGTTGGGCATTGACCCGGACTTCCTGCGGGGCCCGGAGGGTCTTCCTCTGCTGATCGGCAATGAGGTGCCCGACGGCGCCACTCCAGTTGCGCAGGCATACTCCGGCCACCAGTTTGGCTGGTTTGCCCCGAGGCTGGGTGACGGTCGTGCGCTGCTGCTCGGTGAGATAGCCGACGTCGGCGGCCGCCTCCGCGACATTCACCTGAAAGGCTCCGGCCGCACACCCTTCGCACGGGGTGGCGACGGCTTCGCGGTCGTGGGGCCGATGCTGCGTGAATATGTCGTCAGTGAGGCGATGCACGCCCTGGGCATTCCCACTACCCGGTCCCTCGCCGTGGTGGCCACTGCGCGTTCCGTCCAGCGGGAAACAGCGCTGCCCGGAGCGGTACTTACGCGCATCGCGAGCAGTCATCTGCGCGTAGGCAGTTTCCAGTATGCCCGGGTCGCCGGTGACATCGGACTCCTGCGCCGCCTTGCCGACCATGCGATCGTCCGGCACTATCCCGATGCCGCGGAGGCGGACAATCCGTATCTTGCCCTGTTCGCGGCAGTGATCTCTGCGCAGGCTTCGCTGGTGGCTAAGTGGATGCTGGTGGGCTTCATTCACGGCGTGATGAACACGGACAACATGGCTATCTCGGGGGAGACCATTGACTACGGTCCGTGCGCCTTCATGGACGCGTTCGACCCCGCCACCGTCTACAGTTCGATCGACGAGAACGGACGCTACGCCTACGCGAATCAGCCGGTGGTGGCGGAGTGGAATCTGACCCGCCTGGCGGAGGCGCTCCTTCCGCTGTTCGACGACGACGAGGAGCGGGCGGTCGCGCTGGCACAGGAGTCGCTGGGGGCCTTCCGCGGGCAGTACAGCGCAGCCTGGCTGGCCGGCATGAAGGCGAAGCTCGGACTGGACAGCAACATCGCTGACGACGTGGCTTCGCCCCTGATTGACGAACTGCTCGGGCTGCTGCAGGAGGGGCGCGTCGACTACACATCGTTCTTCCGGCGTCTTGGAACCGCAGCCCGCGGCCAGGGCGAGCCGATCCGCACCCTGTTCCCTGAGCCGGACGCTTTCCCTGCCTGGGCCGAACGCTGGCGGGCCCTGCAGCCGGACGCCGACAAGATGGACCGGGTCAATCCGGTGTATGTGCCCCGCAACCACCTCGTAGAGGAAGCACTCGACGCTGCGACCGACGGTGACGTCGGGCCGCTCCGGCGGCTGCTCGAAGCGGTGACAGACCCCTACCACGAGCGTCCCGGCGTCGAACGTTATGCGGAGGCCGCGCCGGAAACCTTTGGTCCCTACCGGACCTTCTGCGGAACCTGA
- a CDS encoding GAF and ANTAR domain-containing protein, which produces MGVEARAWDREDVAGRLQELVLESVDVGEFLQELAEYSGAFFSAPHIKVRCAFTVLRRKKAATVASSDAQARMLDEVQLEFGEGPCLAAMAEMCIVHVPDVASEPRWPAYMSAVAGRGVGSILAVPLGLEAETRAALNLFSPRPHGFTGEDISGAEEFAAQASKSLRLALRMARLTEARNDLAAAMQSRTSIDIATGIIMAQNRCSQEAALRVLKTASSLRNLKLRDVAASVAASVGGDSALSTYFDE; this is translated from the coding sequence ATGGGCGTTGAAGCCCGGGCGTGGGACCGTGAGGACGTCGCAGGACGGCTCCAGGAACTGGTGCTGGAGAGCGTTGACGTTGGCGAGTTCCTCCAGGAGCTGGCTGAATATTCCGGGGCATTCTTCTCCGCTCCCCACATAAAGGTGCGGTGCGCCTTCACGGTGCTGCGGAGGAAGAAAGCGGCCACGGTAGCCAGTAGCGATGCCCAGGCCAGAATGCTGGATGAAGTCCAGCTGGAGTTTGGCGAAGGTCCCTGCCTGGCCGCCATGGCCGAGATGTGCATCGTTCATGTCCCGGACGTGGCGTCTGAGCCCCGTTGGCCGGCATATATGTCGGCCGTCGCTGGGCGCGGCGTGGGCTCGATCCTCGCGGTGCCGCTGGGACTGGAGGCCGAAACCCGCGCGGCGCTCAATCTCTTTTCGCCGCGGCCCCATGGGTTCACCGGCGAAGACATCAGTGGCGCGGAGGAATTCGCGGCACAGGCATCCAAAAGCCTCCGGCTTGCCCTGCGGATGGCTCGGCTGACCGAGGCGCGGAACGACCTGGCCGCCGCAATGCAGTCGCGCACTTCAATCGACATCGCCACCGGAATCATCATGGCGCAGAACAGGTGCAGCCAGGAGGCTGCCCTGCGGGTCCTGAAGACTGCCTCCAGCTTGAGGAACCTGAAACTCCGTGACGTCGCGGCGTCAGTTGCTGCCTCGGTGGGTGGCGATTCTGCTCTGTCCACGTATTTTGATGAATAA
- a CDS encoding GlsB/YeaQ/YmgE family stress response membrane protein, with protein MIGFIIAGLVIGALARLIKPGRQNLGIVATLLLGLAGSVIGGVVASLLGTGDIFELNFLGFIVAVIAAVALIGVAETLAGRRRAPTRRF; from the coding sequence ATGATTGGATTCATCATCGCCGGGCTCGTTATCGGAGCCCTTGCCCGCCTCATCAAGCCCGGGCGGCAGAACTTGGGAATCGTCGCCACGCTGCTCCTGGGCCTAGCCGGGTCCGTCATTGGTGGAGTTGTGGCCAGCCTCCTCGGCACCGGCGACATCTTCGAACTGAACTTCCTCGGGTTCATCGTTGCCGTCATCGCCGCTGTCGCCCTGATCGGTGTCGCAGAGACGCTGGCAGGCCGCAGGAGGGCACCGACCCGGCGTTTCTGA
- a CDS encoding phage holin family protein, whose product MSSQIPDTPPTQAHAKADTTSLGDLLGEVTRDLSTLIRQEIELAKAELKQSGTRAGKGGGMLAGAGVAGHFVLLFLSIALWYALGELVGLGWSAVVVAVIWGIIAAILASIGRKELKAIKGMPQTMETAKEIPPTLKPNGDHR is encoded by the coding sequence GTGAGCAGCCAGATACCCGATACACCTCCCACCCAAGCCCACGCCAAGGCCGACACCACCTCCCTCGGTGACCTCCTCGGTGAGGTCACCCGGGACCTGTCCACCCTGATCCGGCAGGAAATCGAACTCGCCAAGGCCGAACTCAAACAGTCCGGCACCCGTGCGGGCAAGGGCGGCGGCATGCTCGCCGGCGCCGGCGTCGCCGGGCACTTCGTGCTCCTGTTCCTCTCCATCGCCCTCTGGTACGCCCTCGGCGAGCTGGTGGGCCTGGGCTGGTCCGCCGTCGTCGTCGCCGTCATCTGGGGCATCATCGCCGCGATCCTCGCCTCCATCGGACGCAAGGAACTCAAAGCCATCAAAGGCATGCCCCAGACCATGGAGACAGCCAAGGAAATCCCGCCCACCCTCAAACCGAACGGAGACCACCGATGA
- a CDS encoding DUF3618 domain-containing protein, which translates to MSENPDAIRADIEATRTRLGTNVDAVADKVTPSNIVHRQTDKVKDAVFGVKEKVMGTAEHATHSTSGSLHHAAHSTSGGVHQATDAAGNAISTAGEAIADAPHQVAAKTQGNPLAAGLIAFGAGLLASSLIPPSQKEREAADALKTAAEPMTSQLTEAAKDMAEGWKEPAQDAMENVKATATDAAQHVKEEGQTAASDVKATATDARDHVQNT; encoded by the coding sequence ATGAGTGAGAACCCGGACGCCATCCGCGCCGACATCGAAGCAACCCGCACCCGCCTCGGCACCAACGTGGACGCCGTCGCCGACAAGGTCACCCCCTCCAACATCGTCCACCGCCAAACGGACAAGGTGAAGGACGCCGTCTTCGGAGTAAAGGAGAAAGTCATGGGCACCGCCGAACACGCCACCCACAGCACCTCCGGCAGCCTCCACCACGCCGCACACAGCACCAGCGGCGGGGTCCATCAGGCCACCGACGCCGCCGGGAACGCCATCAGCACCGCCGGCGAAGCAATCGCCGACGCACCCCACCAGGTCGCCGCGAAAACCCAGGGCAACCCCCTCGCCGCCGGGCTGATCGCCTTCGGCGCCGGGCTGCTGGCCTCCTCGCTGATCCCGCCCAGCCAGAAGGAACGCGAAGCCGCCGACGCCCTCAAGACCGCGGCCGAACCGATGACCAGCCAGCTGACCGAAGCGGCCAAGGACATGGCCGAAGGCTGGAAGGAACCCGCCCAGGACGCCATGGAAAACGTCAAGGCCACCGCCACCGACGCCGCCCAGCACGTCAAGGAAGAAGGCCAGACCGCCGCCTCCGACGTCAAAGCAACCGCCACCGACGCCAGGGACCACGTCCAGAACACGTGA
- a CDS encoding MarR family winged helix-turn-helix transcriptional regulator, translating into MSLAHPTGPERWPTHRLLSIAARLDELRINRNLTHLGLTKGSLDVLESVADLEPVTVSDLATLLCVSKQSLGRVVRRLQGLGFLSRERSGDRRYTDIRLTHDGREVLATAEALVQGLTQSRPDTESALRLDLERYIRDLRM; encoded by the coding sequence ATGAGCCTGGCTCATCCCACAGGACCGGAACGCTGGCCAACGCACCGGCTCCTCAGCATCGCTGCCCGTCTGGATGAGCTGCGGATCAACCGCAACCTCACGCACCTGGGCCTGACCAAAGGATCCCTGGACGTGTTGGAATCGGTGGCGGACCTCGAACCTGTCACCGTCTCCGACCTGGCCACCCTGCTCTGTGTAAGCAAACAAAGCCTGGGCAGGGTGGTCCGCCGTCTTCAGGGACTTGGGTTCCTGAGCAGGGAACGCAGCGGGGACCGGCGCTACACGGACATCCGGCTCACGCACGACGGCCGGGAGGTACTGGCCACTGCGGAGGCCCTGGTCCAAGGGCTAACGCAGAGCAGGCCGGATACAGAGTCCGCCCTGCGTCTGGACCTGGAACGCTACATTCGCGACCTGCGGATGTAG
- a CDS encoding iron-containing redox enzyme family protein encodes MKRPKPRGPVSAELIDLLTGGPGIDMPAQSELLGLVSETARLADDILTDDDLQLALFCLYELHYGGLEGVDDAWEWEPALIAVRRLLEEPFEQALRSAALVAAGPPADGKNAAAEGKPDSDAVADMLFALAAQDSGPSLSRYVAKKATAEQLAEFLIHKSVYQLKEADPHTWAIPRLAGRPKAALVEIQADEYGGGRPHRMHSALFARTMDGLGLNSSYGSYVDAVPAVALASVNMMSLFGLNRRLRGAITGHLAIYEMTSSRPNQLYGRGFRRHGFGAEVTEYFDEHVEADAVHEQIAGRDLAGGLAEAEPELLEDILFGATAALAIDARLTAHIVEAWQDGRSSLRTSLTTA; translated from the coding sequence ATGAAAAGACCAAAACCGCGCGGTCCCGTCAGCGCTGAGCTCATCGACCTTCTGACCGGGGGGCCAGGAATCGATATGCCAGCACAATCAGAACTGCTGGGGCTCGTCTCCGAAACTGCGAGACTCGCGGACGACATCCTCACTGACGACGATCTCCAGCTCGCACTGTTTTGCCTCTACGAACTGCACTATGGAGGCCTGGAGGGAGTGGATGACGCATGGGAATGGGAGCCTGCGCTAATCGCCGTCCGCCGGCTTCTGGAAGAACCGTTCGAACAGGCCTTGCGCTCCGCCGCGCTCGTGGCCGCAGGGCCCCCGGCAGACGGTAAGAACGCGGCCGCGGAGGGCAAACCGGACAGCGACGCGGTGGCGGACATGCTCTTTGCCCTGGCTGCCCAGGACAGCGGACCCAGCCTCTCGCGTTACGTGGCCAAGAAGGCGACGGCTGAACAGCTGGCGGAGTTCCTCATTCACAAATCCGTCTACCAGCTCAAGGAAGCCGACCCCCACACCTGGGCGATCCCGAGGCTGGCGGGGCGGCCCAAGGCCGCCCTGGTGGAGATCCAGGCGGATGAGTATGGAGGCGGCCGCCCGCACCGGATGCACAGTGCACTGTTCGCCCGGACCATGGATGGACTGGGACTTAACAGTAGCTACGGCAGCTATGTTGACGCTGTTCCTGCCGTGGCCCTCGCCTCGGTGAACATGATGTCCCTGTTCGGCCTCAACCGCCGGCTGCGCGGCGCGATCACGGGCCACCTCGCGATCTACGAGATGACATCGTCCCGCCCCAACCAGCTGTACGGCAGGGGCTTCCGCCGCCACGGCTTCGGCGCCGAGGTCACTGAATACTTCGACGAACACGTGGAAGCCGACGCCGTCCACGAGCAGATCGCCGGCCGGGACCTCGCAGGAGGCCTCGCCGAGGCAGAACCTGAGCTCCTTGAGGACATCCTGTTCGGTGCCACGGCCGCCCTCGCAATCGATGCCAGGCTCACGGCGCACATCGTGGAAGCCTGGCAGGATGGCAGATCCTCGCTGCGCACTTCCTTGACCACGGCATGA
- a CDS encoding glycosyltransferase family 2 protein: protein MTKAAQPGPRPDTEYILPLRWTEDSGIEELAEYISKLATWTRVTVVDGSPAELFARHRVLLPTSVRHIPPKANDGGSGGGNGKVAAVLTAVRLSTAERLVIADDDVRYTREGLAAAFAALDDAELVRPQNYFTPLPWHARWDTSRTLINRAFGGDYPGTLAVRRSALAATDGYAGVLFENLELIRTVTAAGGREKQLPALLVARRPPTARHFFRQRIRQAYDDFAQPARLLAELAVLPLLAVVLAQRRVPRALAVLALTGTVVGIAERGRRRDGGRAVFPPSTAWFAPLWLFERAACIWMALALRASGGVPYAGVRIKTAAHSPAALRLRHQGKIRPVQGAHNQNGTQHGS, encoded by the coding sequence ATGACAAAAGCGGCACAACCGGGTCCACGTCCGGACACGGAGTACATTCTGCCCCTGCGTTGGACCGAGGATTCCGGGATTGAGGAGCTGGCGGAATACATCTCGAAGCTGGCCACCTGGACCCGGGTAACTGTGGTGGACGGCTCCCCCGCGGAGTTGTTCGCCCGGCACCGGGTGCTGCTCCCGACGTCGGTCCGTCACATCCCACCGAAGGCCAACGACGGCGGCTCCGGGGGCGGCAACGGCAAAGTAGCCGCAGTCCTCACAGCAGTACGCCTCAGCACGGCCGAGCGGCTGGTGATTGCCGACGACGACGTCCGCTACACACGTGAGGGTCTGGCCGCGGCATTCGCCGCCCTTGACGACGCCGAACTGGTCCGCCCGCAGAATTACTTCACTCCGCTGCCCTGGCACGCACGCTGGGACACGTCCAGGACCCTCATCAACCGGGCATTCGGCGGGGACTACCCCGGCACGCTGGCAGTTCGCCGGTCCGCACTGGCAGCCACGGACGGCTATGCGGGCGTGCTCTTCGAGAACCTGGAGCTCATCCGGACCGTCACTGCTGCCGGCGGCCGTGAAAAGCAGCTGCCGGCATTGCTGGTGGCCCGGAGGCCGCCCACTGCCCGCCACTTCTTCAGGCAACGTATCCGGCAGGCCTATGACGACTTTGCGCAGCCCGCACGGCTGCTCGCCGAGCTTGCCGTGCTGCCCCTCCTGGCAGTGGTGCTGGCGCAACGGCGAGTACCGCGTGCCCTTGCGGTCCTCGCACTGACCGGTACCGTCGTCGGCATCGCGGAACGCGGAAGAAGACGCGACGGAGGCAGGGCTGTGTTTCCGCCAAGCACCGCCTGGTTTGCCCCGCTGTGGCTTTTTGAACGGGCAGCGTGCATCTGGATGGCCCTTGCTCTCCGGGCCAGCGGCGGGGTTCCCTATGCGGGCGTCAGGATCAAAACGGCAGCCCATTCCCCGGCCGCGCTCAGGCTCAGGCACCAAGGCAAAATCCGGCCGGTCCAAGGGGCCCACAACCAGAATGGAACACAACATGGATCATGA
- a CDS encoding CDGSH iron-sulfur domain-containing protein, with product MDHETKQPGDPSSVVLCPDGPILIRGDFEIVTPSGDPVPRHRNTVALCRCGASAIKPYCDGSHKLIKFRTGIAGTVDEDS from the coding sequence ATGGATCATGAGACCAAGCAGCCAGGCGACCCCAGCTCGGTGGTGCTCTGCCCGGACGGGCCAATCCTGATCCGGGGCGACTTCGAAATAGTCACCCCGTCCGGCGACCCGGTCCCCCGGCATCGGAACACGGTTGCCCTGTGCCGCTGCGGGGCCTCCGCCATCAAGCCCTACTGCGACGGTTCCCACAAGCTGATCAAGTTCCGCACCGGCATTGCCGGCACAGTGGATGAGGACAGCTGA
- a CDS encoding GAF and ANTAR domain-containing protein, with translation MAAGQPPTSGRNPAPTLEKLQDLLLESPGFDAFLLELTVFSASKLAAPEPMLCAISVERDGRPATVASSSDTAKQMDEKQYGFNDGPCLTALREDHTVLVEDLRTSKRWHRYSQAVTGEGVVSVLAVPIDAGANAAAALNCYALSTSTFGTATIAAVESYGVSLSRILRLALRVHRSGVHPEGLHGALQSRAAVDAALSLVMAQTRVSREEAAKLLHEMARSSKQQLRQIATDILNGAELPDRQYRDGEADQ, from the coding sequence ATGGCCGCTGGCCAGCCGCCGACATCCGGGCGAAATCCCGCACCAACGCTCGAGAAGTTGCAGGACCTACTGCTCGAAAGCCCGGGGTTTGACGCGTTCCTCCTTGAGCTGACCGTTTTCTCGGCGTCGAAGCTCGCAGCACCCGAACCGATGCTGTGTGCGATTTCGGTCGAGCGCGACGGGCGGCCGGCCACCGTGGCCAGCAGCAGCGACACGGCCAAGCAAATGGACGAGAAACAGTACGGGTTCAACGACGGCCCCTGCCTGACGGCCTTAAGGGAAGACCACACCGTTCTGGTCGAAGACCTCAGAACATCCAAGAGATGGCATCGTTACTCACAAGCGGTGACGGGGGAAGGCGTTGTATCAGTCCTTGCCGTTCCAATCGATGCAGGGGCCAACGCAGCGGCGGCCCTGAACTGTTATGCCCTGAGCACGTCCACCTTTGGCACAGCGACCATTGCGGCAGTGGAATCGTACGGCGTGTCTCTGTCCCGCATTCTCCGCCTGGCGCTTCGAGTACACCGCTCCGGGGTGCATCCGGAAGGCTTGCACGGCGCCCTGCAATCAAGGGCAGCAGTAGACGCCGCCCTAAGCCTCGTCATGGCCCAGACCCGCGTCAGCCGTGAGGAAGCAGCCAAACTTCTCCATGAAATGGCGCGGTCCAGCAAACAACAGCTAAGGCAGATCGCGACGGACATCCTCAATGGTGCGGAGCTCCCGGATCGGCAATACCGTGATGGCGAGGCGGACCAGTAG
- a CDS encoding GAF and ANTAR domain-containing protein: protein MTRKHPIAGELPEIFARVAGLLLTEPVVDRAVANLAQAAHESLPGSVGAGGTLIDAQGRPTSTASTNSLVKQADRLQYDLGEGPCLTAWASAQTVRVDDLRCDQRWPEWAGASAPLGLLSCISVPLLVPDVTGSGALEPIGALKVYADRAHAFDARSEQVLSLLAGPAALILSNLQTRERAAQLSESLKGALHSRSLIDMAKGALMERLQVNERDALQVMINRARTEKLLLSVVALGIIEPAADLDPEAP, encoded by the coding sequence GTGACGCGGAAGCACCCAATCGCAGGCGAACTGCCCGAGATCTTCGCCCGGGTTGCGGGGCTGCTGCTCACGGAGCCAGTGGTTGACCGGGCCGTGGCCAACCTGGCTCAAGCGGCCCACGAAAGCCTGCCCGGCAGCGTCGGCGCGGGGGGCACGCTCATCGATGCCCAAGGCCGGCCGACGAGCACGGCCTCCACAAACAGCCTCGTGAAGCAGGCGGACCGCTTACAGTACGACCTCGGAGAGGGACCTTGCCTCACGGCCTGGGCAAGCGCCCAAACCGTGCGGGTAGACGATCTTCGCTGCGACCAGCGCTGGCCGGAATGGGCCGGGGCCAGCGCCCCTCTCGGTTTGTTGTCCTGCATTAGTGTCCCACTCCTGGTGCCCGACGTGACCGGAAGCGGCGCGCTTGAACCCATCGGAGCCCTGAAAGTCTACGCGGACAGGGCACACGCCTTCGATGCACGCAGCGAACAGGTCCTGTCACTCCTTGCTGGACCCGCGGCACTCATCCTGTCCAATCTCCAGACCAGGGAACGCGCCGCACAACTCAGCGAATCACTCAAGGGCGCACTGCATAGCCGGAGCCTCATCGACATGGCCAAGGGCGCCCTCATGGAACGGCTGCAGGTGAATGAAAGGGACGCCTTACAGGTCATGATCAACCGCGCACGCACGGAAAAACTCCTGCTCAGCGTAGTGGCCCTGGGGATTATCGAACCTGCAGCGGACCTCGACCCCGAAGCACCATGA